In one window of Gudongella oleilytica DNA:
- the ltrA gene encoding group II intron reverse transcriptase/maturase, translating to MDQILSRENMLLAYKKVKDNKGAGGIDNISVDGIDEYLKENWEDIKERIRNRKYKPQPVLRVEIPKPNGGVRKLGIPTVMDRIIEQAIVQAITPIVEPHFSEYSYGFRPGRRAQQAVIKLLEYLNDGYIYIVDIDLEKFFDNVLQDKLMTLVGKIIQDPDTESLIAKYLRAGVMYKGKYEDTNKGTPQGGNLSPILSNIMLNELDKELEARGLNFVRYADDCVIAVGSSAAANRVMNTITKWIERKLGLKVNAEKTRTTKPTKLKYLGFGFVKMDGKWEARPHQDSLVKFKSKLKQLTKRSWSISMDDRIKRLN from the coding sequence ATGGACCAGATACTATCAAGAGAGAATATGCTGCTTGCATACAAAAAGGTAAAAGACAACAAAGGAGCAGGAGGCATAGACAACATAAGTGTAGACGGAATTGATGAATATCTGAAAGAGAACTGGGAAGATATCAAGGAACGTATCCGAAATCGAAAGTACAAACCACAACCGGTGCTGAGAGTAGAAATACCAAAGCCAAACGGAGGAGTACGAAAGCTTGGTATACCCACAGTGATGGACAGAATCATAGAGCAAGCAATAGTGCAAGCAATCACACCCATAGTAGAGCCACATTTCAGCGAATACAGCTATGGATTCAGACCGGGCAGACGAGCACAACAGGCAGTCATAAAACTATTAGAATATCTGAATGACGGATATATCTACATAGTTGATATTGACCTTGAGAAGTTCTTTGATAATGTACTACAAGATAAACTGATGACCCTTGTAGGCAAAATCATACAAGACCCAGACACAGAATCACTAATAGCTAAATATCTAAGGGCAGGTGTGATGTACAAGGGAAAGTATGAAGATACCAATAAAGGAACCCCGCAAGGAGGAAACCTCTCCCCAATACTGAGTAACATCATGCTTAATGAACTTGACAAAGAGCTTGAAGCAAGAGGACTTAATTTTGTTAGATATGCAGATGACTGTGTAATAGCAGTAGGAAGTAGTGCAGCTGCCAACAGAGTTATGAACACCATAACAAAATGGATAGAGAGAAAACTCGGATTAAAAGTCAACGCAGAAAAGACAAGAACCACAAAACCAACAAAGCTAAAATATTTAGGGTTTGGTTTTGTGAAGATGGATGGTAAATGGGAGGCAAGGCCTCATCAGGACTCCCTAGTCAAATTCAAGAGTAAACTCAAGCAGCTCACAAAACGCTCATGGTCAATCAGCATGGACGACAGAATCAAGAGGCTTAATTGA
- a CDS encoding group II intron maturase-specific domain-containing protein: MRGWINYFRIGKMKTNMIRIDEHLRTRIRIVIWKQWKTSQKRMWGLRRLGVPEWMVRQSVGFNNHYQAVAKTTGVRKITKEILAKRGLISCLDYYLN, translated from the coding sequence ATCAGAGGATGGATAAACTACTTTCGAATCGGTAAAATGAAGACTAATATGATACGAATAGATGAACACTTGCGTACAAGAATTCGTATCGTGATATGGAAGCAGTGGAAAACAAGTCAGAAGAGAATGTGGGGTTTAAGAAGACTCGGTGTACCGGAATGGATGGTAAGACAGTCGGTAGGGTTCAACAACCATTACCAGGCAGTGGCTAAAACCACAGGAGTACGCAAAATTACAAAAGAAATCCTCGCAAAGCGAGGACTCATTAGTTGTCTAGATTATTATTTGAATTGA
- a CDS encoding S41 family peptidase has translation MKKQLLLILIILSLLIPSSVFAIDQNDISSHPQTDIYLFLQVYQYIKEAYPLEIEDKTLVESALKGMLESIDPYSEYYTAEEAEILYSDVYGTFFGVGLYIEKSGDYIKVIDTIEGANAKRAGVLPNDLIVSIDGESTKDMTSSTAAIKIKGEKGTFVKLGIQREGITGLLQFEIQRDEVKINPVSFRIINDQIGYIKLTEFNKNADEEISKALQQFDSMSIQKVILDVRNNPGGLLDQAIKVSRLFVSQGPVVHIREKGKDLYTYYSGTKASKYQLVLLVNENSASASEILTGAIKDRKAGIIVGNKTFGKGIVQSLIPLMDGGLVKLTTAEYLTPDQTRIHGIGIQPDIQIANTAEEDLQLKKAVQLLSGK, from the coding sequence ATGAAAAAACAATTACTTTTGATCCTAATTATCCTATCGCTTCTCATCCCATCATCTGTCTTTGCAATAGACCAGAATGACATTTCCAGTCATCCCCAGACAGATATTTACTTGTTCCTTCAAGTTTATCAGTACATCAAGGAAGCTTATCCTCTGGAAATCGAAGACAAGACCTTGGTGGAGTCAGCATTGAAGGGAATGCTTGAATCCATCGATCCATATAGTGAATACTATACTGCTGAGGAAGCTGAGATACTTTATTCTGATGTATATGGAACTTTCTTTGGGGTTGGGCTGTATATAGAAAAATCAGGAGATTACATCAAAGTAATAGATACAATTGAGGGAGCAAATGCAAAGAGGGCTGGGGTCCTACCCAATGACCTTATAGTTTCTATAGATGGTGAAAGCACAAAGGATATGACCTCTTCTACTGCTGCAATAAAAATAAAGGGAGAAAAGGGTACCTTCGTTAAGCTAGGTATACAAAGAGAAGGCATAACTGGGCTTCTGCAATTTGAGATTCAAAGAGACGAGGTAAAGATAAACCCAGTAAGCTTCAGAATAATAAATGACCAAATAGGATATATCAAGCTAACTGAATTCAATAAAAATGCAGATGAGGAAATCAGTAAAGCACTCCAACAGTTTGACTCTATGTCCATACAGAAGGTGATCCTTGATGTAAGAAACAACCCAGGGGGGCTATTGGATCAGGCTATCAAGGTTTCCAGACTATTTGTGTCACAAGGACCAGTGGTCCACATCAGAGAAAAAGGGAAAGATCTTTACACCTATTATTCAGGAACTAAAGCATCCAAATATCAGCTTGTACTCCTTGTAAATGAAAACAGCGCATCAGCCTCTGAAATTCTTACAGGAGCAATAAAGGATAGGAAGGCAGGCATTATCGTAGGGAACAAGACCTTCGGTAAAGGCATTGTCCAATCCCTAATCCCACTTATGGATGGAGGACTTGTTAAGCTAACCACCGCAGAATACCTTACACCAGATCAAACCAGGATCCACGGCATTGGTATCCAACCAGATATCCAAATCGCCAACACAGCCGAGGAAGATTTGCAGCTTAAAAAAGCGGTCCAACTCTTGAGCGGAAAGTAG
- a CDS encoding four helix bundle protein, with product MTANVIEEKSYKFALTIIKIFKELSLNNEYVLSKQLLRSGTSIGANVVEGLRAQSRKDFISKMNIALKEANETEYWIRLLIDSGYLDSQKNSGLLTDCKELCKILNSIVKTSRQNLADNINEDPENYIIEFTCES from the coding sequence ATGACAGCTAATGTAATAGAAGAAAAATCGTACAAATTTGCTTTAACAATTATAAAGATATTTAAAGAATTATCCTTGAATAATGAATATGTATTATCTAAACAATTACTGAGATCGGGAACAAGTATTGGAGCCAATGTAGTTGAGGGCTTACGTGCACAAAGCAGAAAAGACTTTATATCAAAGATGAATATTGCACTCAAAGAAGCCAATGAGACTGAATACTGGATAAGGCTCTTAATAGATTCAGGATATTTAGATTCACAGAAAAACTCAGGGCTTCTCACTGACTGTAAGGAATTATGCAAGATACTAAATTCAATTGTAAAAACTTCACGTCAAAATTTAGCGGATAATATTAACGAAGATCCTGAGAATTATATTATTGAGTTTACTTGTGAATCGTGA
- a CDS encoding S-layer homology domain-containing protein, with protein MKKSLALVLALVMVLSSFSFVSAAPDFADVQGTIYEDAVGRLELLEVLKGYPDGTFKPNDLITRAEFAAVAVRIRGLESVAVASKGLPSGFSDVPAGHWAAGYVGVAASTGIVKGIGNGLFAPNAPVKYEEAVTMLVRALGYEPDALSKGGYPYGHLIVANEIDLLDDADGVMGMPAVRGLVALLTDNALEIPMMIQVGFGSEAKWVISGKEGTDKEYLLSRIGVDEIEGMVDGNFRVSSKLDADEITIDGTVYEVSASVDVDAILGLEVTAWEKNDVVFAVAIETDEADIAYDVVKTASTDDDVYLTVLDDDYDWANRAVVYVNNVKVDLDEVAADVYGRFVFNEDDEITFAYLFDFEDMGVVTAIDSTDMEFASVMSIGLDDLELDEAEEIYVFTKELSAGKLEDVKAGSSLFFWIDADDNYYFVVTDEVVEGTLEAVRVTDSRLTVEGKTISKAADAMYSDDEMDSFTAWTVYTDVTGFVDEEVAVYMNLAGKAMILVTDTEATSDTMYGIATWFTDARTPKLSVFTADGEEVDYAFESRTMVTPYDKVYTTTGAGVVIAVEFELNKDGEIETIEDYVAADAKDLTKLVDKSYFEWNSERYYLTDNTIIFKALNKDAELDPSIIKVDDIKDMAISTTSAIVVRGTGRDAAMIVFLDPAFKAVDETQYGIVTGDPYRSGTNYKVEIDVVGEGKAVYTLAALGSVSKGDLITFVMNNSGKAEVTIVNEIPTTTTNAAIKVIHEIAGDYVTTTPGGVTVKVSADTLYYVTKTDGKLDTSTRFSRIDEGDAVIMLVDDGMVKVMLNVTPFTGATPEVTPTVIKMEYSATSPAAIKLEGLDSAKTYYVSATVGTSEEILPVGTITSGKAEVLISAYGFTGVKSTVFKLYVGTSATPVKEVGPYLVDF; from the coding sequence ATGAAGAAAAGTTTAGCATTAGTATTAGCACTAGTCATGGTGCTGAGCAGCTTCAGCTTCGTATCAGCAGCTCCAGATTTTGCTGATGTTCAAGGGACAATTTACGAAGACGCTGTCGGCAGACTAGAATTACTAGAAGTACTGAAAGGTTATCCAGATGGAACTTTCAAGCCTAATGATCTAATAACTAGAGCAGAATTTGCTGCTGTTGCTGTTAGAATAAGAGGTTTGGAGTCAGTTGCAGTAGCTTCTAAAGGTCTTCCATCAGGATTTTCTGATGTACCTGCAGGACACTGGGCAGCTGGATATGTAGGAGTAGCAGCAAGCACTGGTATCGTTAAAGGTATCGGCAACGGATTGTTTGCTCCAAATGCACCTGTTAAATATGAAGAAGCTGTAACTATGCTTGTTAGAGCTCTTGGATATGAGCCAGATGCATTAAGTAAGGGTGGTTATCCTTATGGTCATTTAATAGTGGCTAATGAAATTGATCTTCTTGATGACGCAGATGGAGTTATGGGAATGCCAGCAGTTAGAGGACTAGTTGCTCTATTGACTGATAACGCTCTTGAAATTCCAATGATGATTCAAGTTGGATTCGGATCAGAAGCAAAATGGGTTATTTCTGGGAAAGAAGGAACTGACAAAGAGTATCTTCTAAGCAGAATTGGCGTTGACGAAATTGAAGGTATGGTTGACGGTAATTTCAGAGTTTCATCAAAACTTGATGCTGATGAAATTACAATTGATGGAACAGTTTATGAAGTTTCAGCAAGCGTCGATGTAGATGCTATACTTGGACTAGAAGTAACAGCATGGGAAAAGAATGATGTAGTATTTGCTGTAGCAATCGAAACTGATGAAGCTGATATAGCATACGATGTAGTAAAAACAGCATCGACAGATGATGATGTTTATTTGACAGTTCTGGACGACGATTATGATTGGGCTAACAGAGCAGTTGTATATGTAAACAACGTAAAAGTTGATTTAGATGAAGTTGCAGCAGATGTTTATGGTAGATTCGTATTTAATGAAGATGATGAAATAACATTTGCTTATCTGTTTGACTTCGAAGATATGGGAGTTGTAACAGCTATTGACTCAACAGACATGGAATTTGCAAGTGTCATGTCAATAGGTCTTGATGATTTAGAGCTTGACGAAGCTGAAGAGATTTATGTCTTCACAAAAGAATTATCAGCTGGTAAATTAGAAGACGTTAAAGCTGGATCATCTTTATTCTTCTGGATCGATGCAGATGACAACTATTACTTCGTTGTTACAGATGAGGTAGTTGAAGGTACTCTTGAAGCAGTTAGAGTAACAGACAGCAGATTGACTGTAGAAGGCAAAACTATTTCAAAAGCAGCTGATGCGATGTACTCAGATGATGAGATGGATAGCTTTACTGCATGGACAGTATATACTGATGTAACTGGATTTGTTGACGAAGAAGTAGCGGTATATATGAACCTTGCTGGCAAAGCAATGATTCTTGTTACTGACACTGAAGCTACAAGTGACACAATGTACGGTATAGCAACTTGGTTTACAGATGCAAGAACTCCTAAACTTTCAGTTTTCACAGCTGATGGTGAAGAGGTTGATTATGCATTTGAAAGCAGAACAATGGTTACACCTTATGACAAAGTATATACGACAACAGGAGCAGGAGTTGTTATTGCTGTTGAATTCGAACTTAACAAAGATGGTGAAATTGAGACTATAGAAGATTACGTAGCAGCTGATGCAAAGGATCTTACTAAGCTCGTTGACAAATCGTACTTTGAGTGGAACTCTGAAAGATACTATCTGACAGATAACACAATAATATTTAAAGCACTTAACAAGGATGCTGAGCTTGACCCATCGATTATTAAAGTTGATGATATTAAAGACATGGCTATCTCAACTACAAGTGCAATAGTTGTTCGAGGAACAGGTAGAGACGCTGCTATGATCGTATTCCTTGATCCAGCTTTCAAAGCTGTTGACGAGACACAATACGGTATCGTTACAGGAGATCCTTACAGATCAGGAACAAACTATAAAGTTGAAATTGATGTAGTAGGTGAGGGCAAAGCTGTATATACTTTAGCAGCTCTTGGATCAGTTTCAAAGGGTGATTTGATAACATTTGTAATGAACAACTCTGGTAAAGCAGAAGTTACTATAGTTAACGAGATTCCTACTACTACAACTAATGCTGCAATAAAAGTAATCCATGAAATTGCAGGAGATTATGTAACAACTACTCCAGGTGGTGTTACTGTTAAGGTTAGTGCGGACACACTTTACTATGTAACTAAGACTGATGGTAAGCTTGATACCTCAACAAGATTCTCAAGAATTGATGAAGGCGATGCAGTTATTATGCTAGTAGATGATGGAATGGTTAAAGTAATGCTTAATGTTACTCCATTTACTGGTGCTACTCCTGAAGTAACTCCTACAGTTATAAAGATGGAATATAGCGCTACTAGTCCAGCAGCAATTAAACTTGAAGGACTAGATTCAGCTAAGACTTATTACGTTTCTGCGACAGTGGGAACTTCAGAAGAAATTCTTCCTGTAGGGACAATAACATCAGGGAAAGCTGAGGTTTTGATTTCGGCCTATGGTTTTACGGGTGTTAAGTCTACAGTGTTCAAGTTGTACGTAGGAACAAGTGCTACTCCAGTTAAGGAAGTTGGACCTTATCTAGTTGATTTCTAA
- the tnpA gene encoding IS66 family insertion sequence element accessory protein TnpA, protein MDMRSLNHQASLREWRELISECRNSGKSVRNWCEENSVSPSKYYYWLRAIRNESLVLARKSLAVPAQQFAQVLVKEDEQDISASSGTCAILKSGPFSLEIHNGADLKVLEHTLRIIGNLC, encoded by the coding sequence ATGGATATGAGAAGCTTGAACCATCAGGCGAGTTTAAGAGAATGGCGTGAACTGATATCAGAATGCAGGAACAGTGGCAAATCTGTGAGGAACTGGTGCGAGGAGAACTCAGTAAGCCCAAGTAAATATTACTACTGGCTAAGAGCAATAAGAAACGAGTCCCTTGTACTTGCAAGGAAAAGCCTGGCTGTTCCAGCTCAACAGTTCGCACAGGTATTGGTAAAGGAAGATGAACAGGATATTTCTGCTTCCAGCGGGACATGTGCGATTCTCAAATCTGGACCATTTTCTCTTGAGATACACAATGGAGCAGATCTTAAAGTCCTTGAACATACTCTAAGGATAATCGGGAACTTATGCTAG
- the tnpB gene encoding IS66 family insertion sequence element accessory protein TnpB (TnpB, as the term is used for proteins encoded by IS66 family insertion elements, is considered an accessory protein, since TnpC, encoded by a neighboring gene, is a DDE family transposase.) — MLADLGGFLKIYIACGHTDMRKQIDGLAAIVSKNFNLDPFEKSLFLFCGRKRDRLKALLWEGDGFLLMYKRLEGGKFNWPKDETDVMELTPQQYRWLMEGLSIHQKKTIQRVEDKMIL; from the coding sequence ATGCTAGCAGATCTTGGAGGGTTCCTTAAGATATATATCGCCTGTGGTCATACCGATATGAGAAAACAAATAGATGGTCTGGCAGCCATCGTATCAAAGAACTTCAACCTGGATCCCTTCGAAAAAAGTCTTTTTCTCTTCTGTGGGAGAAAGAGAGACAGATTAAAAGCACTCCTATGGGAGGGAGATGGATTTCTACTCATGTACAAAAGATTAGAGGGTGGCAAATTCAACTGGCCTAAGGATGAAACAGATGTAATGGAACTGACACCACAACAATACCGATGGCTGATGGAGGGACTCTCCATCCACCAGAAGAAAACAATACAGAGAGTTGAAGATAAAATGATATTATGA